One stretch of Streptomyces sp. NBC_00443 DNA includes these proteins:
- a CDS encoding sarcosine oxidase subunit gamma, with protein sequence MAEPTTDTGCGPVAPRTSPLAHLEERMRTATVTGARGVALAERPFLTMVNLRVDPASEAAERMAKTLGTPLPRQCGHTTASDAHTIVWLGPDEWLVVSEGTSVAAELKEALGVDPGSVVDVSANRTTLVLSGPSARDVLEKGCALDLHPRAFGPGRAVSTTVGPVAVLLWQVDDEPTYRLFPRSSFADYLARWLIDAMSEYRGPAIP encoded by the coding sequence ATGGCTGAGCCCACGACCGACACGGGCTGCGGCCCGGTGGCACCGCGCACCAGCCCCCTGGCGCATCTGGAGGAACGTATGCGCACCGCGACCGTCACCGGCGCCCGGGGCGTCGCGCTGGCCGAGCGGCCGTTCCTCACCATGGTGAACCTGCGCGTCGATCCCGCCTCCGAGGCGGCCGAGCGCATGGCCAAGACCCTGGGGACCCCGCTCCCCCGACAATGCGGCCACACCACCGCGTCCGATGCCCACACGATCGTCTGGCTCGGCCCCGACGAGTGGCTCGTAGTGTCCGAAGGCACCTCCGTGGCCGCCGAGTTGAAGGAGGCACTCGGAGTGGACCCCGGATCGGTCGTGGACGTCTCGGCGAACCGCACCACCCTGGTGCTGAGCGGCCCGTCCGCCCGGGATGTGCTGGAGAAGGGCTGCGCGCTGGACCTGCACCCTCGGGCCTTCGGCCCCGGCCGCGCGGTGTCGACCACGGTGGGGCCCGTGGCGGTACTGCTGTGGCAGGTCGACGACGAGCCGACGTACCGGCTCTTCCCACGGTCCTCCTTCGCCGACTACCTGGCCCGCTGGCTCATCGACGCGATGAGCGAGTACCGGGGGCCGGCGATCCCCTGA
- a CDS encoding FHA domain-containing protein, translating to MPSIIVGQTGPFTGQSVVLDGAPLTLGRKGDNGIVLVSANASRLHAEIVPEDAGFVLYDRDSRNGTYVNDERVTRHVLRPNDCIRIGDETFLYEAQEAMETVMDLSLLNSPRIDPNADSGTLRVTVTGGGPVGLAFALALEEQLRGRARITVYDARWRKEGSTVVWKDEQHGNVRRQQVVTVQSRQYLALSEEVRSALFDNTAGYSEMWPVGPDSVDGRPPRNIRISYVEDQLLELANRREAIRLVPKRFDVEEQQSRLAQDHVLVIAEGGRSRTREHYADRFGTADASIYSLDGEHLRDIVLGLRVKSTLPDPMSVLLTVSQNRFLLNSLRGEGFLNMRLTREEAEDVIGIDPVRKVFEECIAARPCVMTRGEHNEFTCPTHGTLFLPALLQGSPLWKRILEGLKMFGVPEEDLSAVTSFRLDMVQRPRFTAQLSRPTAKTPGTFGFLLGDAANAIHFWPGRGLNSGLASATSLARSLSRVWQGRPLRDADFIRHEAAMSMLQYRHKSRAWNAMVATDDEGITRAIKDIVARSMQPGEGSAARRSDLDLLLDRMVAIRERLSSRLPGMPTDEVLRAHLAELTPETLRTLQESGAWDTLIVSGEEADIDIFYQSEVPVFVPRPPRPAHRPRAAGAARGQFPQPAQRGPGRRIVVSRRP from the coding sequence GTGCCGTCGATCATCGTGGGACAGACCGGTCCCTTCACCGGTCAGAGTGTGGTTCTGGACGGTGCACCGCTGACCCTCGGCCGTAAGGGCGACAACGGCATCGTGCTTGTGAGCGCCAATGCCTCGCGCCTGCACGCCGAGATCGTCCCGGAGGACGCCGGGTTCGTCCTGTACGACCGTGACAGCCGCAACGGCACGTACGTCAACGACGAACGCGTCACGCGACACGTGCTGCGTCCCAACGACTGCATACGAATAGGCGACGAGACCTTCCTCTACGAGGCGCAGGAAGCGATGGAGACGGTCATGGACCTCTCCCTCCTCAACTCCCCGCGCATCGACCCGAACGCCGACTCCGGAACCCTGCGCGTCACGGTCACCGGCGGTGGCCCGGTCGGCCTCGCCTTCGCCCTGGCGCTGGAGGAGCAACTCCGGGGACGTGCCCGGATCACCGTGTACGACGCCCGTTGGCGCAAGGAAGGCTCCACCGTCGTCTGGAAGGACGAGCAGCACGGCAACGTACGGCGCCAGCAGGTCGTGACCGTACAGAGCCGCCAGTATCTGGCGCTGTCCGAGGAGGTCCGCTCGGCACTGTTCGACAACACGGCCGGCTACTCGGAGATGTGGCCCGTCGGACCGGACTCGGTGGACGGCCGTCCGCCGCGCAACATCCGTATCTCCTACGTCGAGGACCAGTTGCTGGAGCTGGCCAACAGGCGCGAGGCCATCAGGCTGGTCCCCAAGCGCTTCGATGTGGAGGAGCAGCAGAGCCGGCTCGCCCAGGACCACGTGCTCGTCATCGCCGAGGGCGGGCGTTCCCGTACCCGCGAACACTATGCCGACCGCTTCGGAACGGCCGACGCCTCGATCTACTCCCTCGACGGTGAGCACCTGCGGGACATCGTGCTGGGGCTGCGGGTGAAGTCGACGCTGCCGGACCCGATGAGCGTCCTGCTCACCGTGTCCCAGAACCGCTTTCTGCTCAACTCGCTGCGCGGCGAGGGCTTCCTGAACATGCGGCTCACCCGCGAGGAGGCCGAGGACGTGATCGGCATCGATCCGGTCCGCAAGGTCTTCGAAGAGTGCATCGCCGCCCGTCCCTGCGTCATGACCCGCGGCGAGCACAACGAGTTCACCTGCCCCACGCACGGAACCCTGTTCCTGCCGGCGCTGCTGCAGGGTTCGCCGCTGTGGAAGCGGATCCTGGAGGGCCTGAAGATGTTCGGGGTGCCCGAGGAGGACCTGTCCGCGGTCACCTCTTTCCGTCTGGACATGGTGCAGCGCCCGCGTTTCACGGCCCAGCTCAGCCGGCCCACCGCGAAGACCCCGGGAACCTTCGGCTTCCTGCTGGGTGATGCGGCGAACGCCATCCACTTCTGGCCCGGCCGCGGCCTCAACAGCGGCCTGGCGTCGGCCACTTCGCTCGCCCGCTCCCTCAGCCGGGTCTGGCAGGGCCGACCGCTGCGCGACGCCGACTTCATCCGGCACGAGGCGGCGATGTCGATGCTTCAGTACCGGCACAAGTCCCGGGCCTGGAACGCGATGGTGGCCACCGACGACGAGGGCATCACCCGCGCCATCAAGGACATCGTCGCCCGCAGCATGCAGCCGGGCGAGGGCTCCGCGGCGCGCCGCTCCGACCTGGACCTCCTGCTCGACCGCATGGTCGCCATCCGTGAGCGGCTGTCGTCCCGCCTGCCGGGCATGCCGACCGACGAGGTGCTGCGCGCCCACCTCGCCGAGCTCACCCCGGAGACCCTGCGCACGCTTCAGGAGAGCGGGGCCTGGGACACCCTGATCGTCAGCGGTGAGGAGGCCGACATCGACATCTTCTACCAGTCGGAAGTCCCCGTCTTCGTTCCCCGCCCTCCCCGACCCGCGCACCGACCTCGCGCCGCAGGTGCCGCAAGAGGCCAATTTCCTCAACCCGCACAACGCGGGCCCGGCCGTCGCATCGTCGTGAGCCGGCGCCCGTGA
- the dhaL gene encoding dihydroxyacetone kinase subunit DhaL, whose translation MLDADFFRRWMTATAASVDREAERLTSLDSPIGDADHGSNLHRGFTAVAAALEKEAPQTPGAILMLAGRQLISTVGGASGPLYGTLLRRTGKALGDAGEVSEDQFGQALRAGVDAVMTLGGAAPGDKTMIDALVPAVDALGDGFAAARAAAEEGALATTPLQARKGRASYLGERSIGHQDPGATSSALLIAALAEANGE comes from the coding sequence GTGCTCGACGCCGATTTCTTCCGCCGTTGGATGACGGCGACCGCCGCCTCCGTCGACCGTGAGGCGGAACGGCTCACCTCCCTCGACTCACCCATCGGGGACGCCGACCACGGCAGCAACCTGCACCGCGGGTTCACCGCCGTCGCGGCGGCGCTGGAGAAGGAGGCCCCGCAGACGCCCGGTGCGATCCTGATGCTCGCCGGGCGCCAGCTGATCTCGACGGTCGGCGGGGCGTCCGGTCCGCTGTACGGGACCCTGCTGCGCCGGACCGGCAAGGCCCTCGGCGACGCCGGCGAGGTGAGCGAGGACCAGTTCGGCCAGGCGCTGCGGGCCGGGGTGGACGCGGTCATGACGCTCGGGGGTGCTGCGCCGGGCGACAAGACCATGATCGACGCGTTGGTGCCGGCCGTGGACGCGCTCGGTGACGGTTTCGCCGCAGCGCGGGCCGCCGCCGAGGAGGGTGCCCTGGCGACGACGCCGTTGCAGGCCCGCAAGGGGCGGGCGAGCTATCTCGGCGAGCGCAGCATCGGCCACCAGGATCCCGGCGCCACGTCATCGGCGCTGCTGATCGCGGCACTGGCGGAGGCGAACGGTGAGTGA
- the dhaK gene encoding dihydroxyacetone kinase subunit DhaK, protein MKMLINVAETVVADALRGMAAAHPELVVDVDNRVIVRRDAPVEGKVALISGGGSGHEPLHGGFVGPGMLSAACPGEVFTSPVPDQMARAAAAVDSGAGVLFIVKNYTGDVLNFDMAAELAEDEGIQVAKVLVNDDVAVTDSLYTAGRRGTGATLFVEKIAGAAADEGQPLERVEAVGRQVNENSRSFGVALSACTTPAKGSPTFDLPPGELELGIGIHGEPGRERRAMMTSGEIAEFSVGAILDDMTPRNPVLVLVNGMGATPLLELYGFNAEVQRVLAQRGVTVAHTLVGNYVTSLDMAGASVTLCQVDEELLRLWNAPVKTPGLRWGM, encoded by the coding sequence ATGAAGATGCTGATCAACGTCGCGGAGACCGTGGTCGCGGACGCACTGCGCGGAATGGCTGCCGCTCATCCCGAGCTGGTCGTCGATGTGGACAACCGGGTGATCGTTCGGCGAGACGCGCCCGTGGAGGGGAAGGTCGCCCTCATTTCCGGCGGCGGGTCGGGGCACGAGCCGCTGCACGGTGGATTCGTCGGTCCGGGGATGCTGTCCGCGGCCTGTCCCGGTGAGGTGTTCACGTCGCCGGTGCCCGACCAGATGGCGCGGGCCGCGGCCGCCGTGGACAGCGGGGCGGGTGTGCTGTTCATCGTGAAGAACTACACGGGCGACGTCCTCAACTTCGACATGGCCGCCGAGCTGGCCGAGGACGAGGGCATCCAGGTCGCGAAGGTGCTCGTCAACGACGACGTGGCGGTCACCGACAGCCTCTACACGGCCGGGCGGCGCGGCACGGGCGCGACCCTGTTCGTGGAGAAGATCGCCGGTGCCGCCGCCGACGAGGGGCAGCCGCTGGAGCGGGTCGAGGCGGTCGGGCGGCAGGTCAACGAGAACTCCCGCAGCTTCGGCGTCGCCCTCAGCGCCTGCACCACCCCCGCCAAGGGCAGCCCCACCTTCGATCTGCCGCCCGGCGAGCTGGAGTTGGGCATCGGCATCCACGGCGAGCCCGGCCGGGAACGGCGCGCGATGATGACCTCGGGCGAGATCGCCGAATTCTCGGTGGGCGCGATCCTGGACGACATGACCCCGCGCAACCCCGTGCTCGTCCTGGTCAACGGCATGGGCGCGACACCGCTGTTGGAGCTGTACGGCTTCAACGCCGAGGTCCAGCGGGTACTCGCCCAGCGCGGAGTGACCGTCGCCCACACGCTCGTCGGCAACTACGTCACCTCCCTCGACATGGCCGGCGCCTCGGTCACCCTGTGCCAGGTCGACGAGGAGCTGCTGCGGCTGTGGAACGCGCCGGTGAAGACGCCGGGGCTGCGGTGGGGTATGTGA
- a CDS encoding serine/threonine-protein kinase: MHDKEAVQVPPDQERRVAGRYLLLSRLGEGGMGTVWRARDEALHRDVAVKEVRAPAGLSAAHIERMYTRLEREAWAAARIPNRNVVTVYDVATDDGRPWIVMELVRGRSLGDLLRAEGPLTPERAAQIGAEVLSALRAAHREGVLHRDVKPANVLLGDDGSVVLTDFGIAMVEGDSSLTMTGEVVGSPEYLPPERALGRTPGPESDLWSLGVLLYAAVEGLSPFRQDTPLSTLRAIVDEEPRTPRRCGPLTPVIEGLLRKEPTERMTAEQAERELRKTAAGGGTAATAPAADGTLTVGDAPTAGDTPTIGDAPTVGDATTAGDGTSASAHAVIGTSLAEPVQSPQPAQPAATAPAGVFGPPIPFEPQPAGVPRRRRRTAALIGGAVACALLIAGLSYVLVNRGEDEGGNDKDTATSQQVRATVTGVNTTYVGECSPPADQAPTFTATFAVDEVPARITYRWVSKDGSVVDREWRSLNFASDGDRTGQDVVRLTAYSRAGTFTSEVGVEVKGPLGTTSNTVPFSVTCEQAQ; this comes from the coding sequence ATGCACGACAAGGAGGCCGTACAGGTGCCACCGGACCAGGAGCGGAGGGTCGCGGGCCGCTACCTGCTGCTGTCGCGCCTCGGCGAGGGCGGCATGGGAACGGTGTGGCGTGCGCGCGACGAGGCGCTGCACCGCGACGTCGCCGTCAAGGAGGTGCGTGCCCCCGCCGGGCTGTCCGCCGCGCACATCGAGAGGATGTACACCCGGCTGGAGCGCGAGGCCTGGGCCGCCGCCCGCATCCCCAACCGCAACGTGGTGACCGTCTACGACGTGGCCACCGACGACGGCCGCCCCTGGATCGTCATGGAACTCGTGCGGGGACGCTCACTCGGAGACCTGCTGCGCGCCGAGGGACCGCTGACCCCCGAGCGGGCGGCGCAGATCGGCGCCGAGGTCCTGTCGGCTCTGCGCGCCGCACACCGCGAGGGTGTACTGCACCGCGATGTGAAGCCCGCGAACGTGCTGCTCGGCGATGACGGCAGCGTCGTACTCACCGACTTCGGCATCGCGATGGTCGAGGGTGATTCCTCGCTGACCATGACCGGCGAGGTCGTGGGCTCCCCCGAGTACCTTCCGCCCGAGCGGGCCCTCGGCCGCACGCCCGGTCCCGAGTCCGACCTGTGGTCGCTCGGCGTTCTGCTCTACGCGGCCGTGGAGGGCCTCTCCCCGTTCCGCCAGGACACCCCGCTCAGCACCCTGCGCGCGATCGTCGACGAGGAACCCCGGACACCGCGCCGGTGCGGCCCGCTCACCCCGGTCATCGAGGGGCTGCTGCGCAAGGAGCCCACCGAGCGGATGACCGCCGAACAGGCCGAGCGGGAGCTGCGGAAGACAGCGGCGGGCGGCGGTACGGCCGCGACGGCCCCGGCGGCCGACGGAACTCTCACCGTCGGTGACGCTCCCACGGCCGGTGACACCCCAACGATCGGTGACGCACCCACGGTTGGTGACGCAACGACCGCCGGTGACGGTACGTCGGCGTCGGCGCACGCCGTGATCGGGACATCGCTTGCCGAGCCCGTTCAGTCCCCTCAGCCCGCCCAACCTGCGGCCACCGCACCCGCGGGCGTCTTCGGCCCTCCCATCCCCTTCGAGCCGCAGCCCGCCGGCGTCCCGCGCCGCCGCCGACGCACCGCGGCCCTGATCGGCGGCGCGGTGGCGTGCGCCCTCCTCATCGCCGGGCTGAGCTACGTGCTGGTCAATCGGGGCGAGGACGAGGGAGGGAACGACAAGGACACCGCCACCTCGCAGCAGGTCCGTGCGACGGTGACCGGCGTGAACACGACCTACGTCGGGGAGTGTTCGCCGCCGGCCGACCAGGCCCCCACCTTCACGGCGACGTTCGCCGTGGACGAGGTGCCGGCCAGGATCACCTACCGGTGGGTGTCCAAGGACGGTTCGGTGGTCGACCGCGAGTGGCGCTCCCTCAATTTCGCGAGCGACGGGGACCGTACGGGCCAGGACGTCGTGCGCCTGACGGCGTACTCCAGGGCGGGAACCTTCACCAGCGAGGTCGGCGTGGAGGTCAAGGGCCCCCTGGGGACGACTTCGAACACGGTGCCCTTCTCGGTGACGTGCGAGCAGGCCCAGTGA